The Dama dama isolate Ldn47 chromosome 11, ASM3311817v1, whole genome shotgun sequence genome segment atacatctgtgtctcttttgctgagTGACCATTATTAAAACTAAATCTCTGCATagtcctgcaaaaaaaaaaaaaaaatgcaaccacACAAATCATGAAAAATAGAAACCTCGTATTTCTTGTAAGTAAAAAACCCCAAAGTCCCCAAAGGTCTCTCTTGCGCCTCTGTCTTAAGACTTCCTGGAGAACTAAGAAGGATtgtggagaggagaggagatggaCAAGTGCCCTAAGACTGAGCTGAAATAGGTCCAGAACTCCAACAAGGGATGCAGACCAGCCGCCAAGACGGGACCACGGGGCAGCTTGGGGCTCAGCGGCGACTTCAGAAAGGCATCACTTTTGGGAAGGAGGAGCGTTAGAAAGGGCAAGGGTGCCTTTCCACACTGGGTAGTGGAGTAAAATAAACACCTGTAAATGTAGGATCCTTCAAGACAAAAGAGAGCcaaacttcacacacacaccagtaCCCAAATGCCACCCATTAAAGAGAGTCCATTAAGGAGacgttctatacagtcagcaaaaataagactgggagctgactgtagctcagatcatgaactcctaattgcaaaattcagacatatTGGAGAAACTAGGCAAAACCAGTataccattcagttatgacctaagtcaaatcccttatggttgtacaggggaaatgacaaatagattcaagggattaaatctgatagacagagtgtctgaagaactgtggatgaaagttcatgacattgtacaagaggcagtgtcaagaccatccccaagaaaaactaatgaaaaaaggcaaaatggttgtctgaggaggcctttcaaatagctgggaaaagaagagaagctaaaggcaaaggagaaaaggaaagatatacccatctgaatgcagagttcctaagaatagaaaggagagagaagaaagccttcctcagagatcaatgcaaagaaatagagaaaaacaatagaatgggaaaaactagagatatcttcaagaaaatcagagaaaccaaaagaacatttcatgcaaagatgggctcaataaaggacaggaatgctatggacctaacagaagcagaagatattaagaagaggtggcaagaatacgcagaagaactatacaaaaaagattttaatgacccagataaccacgacggtgtgatcactcacctagagccagacatcctggaatttgaagtcaagtggtccttaggaaacatcactaagaacaaagctagtggagatgatggaatttcagttgagctatttcaaatcctaaaagatgatgctgtgaaagtgttgcactcaatatgccagcaaagttggaaaattttcagtggccacaggactggaaagctcagttttcattccaatcccaaagaaaggcaatgtcaaagaatgctcaaactactgcacaattgcactcatctcacacactagcaaagtagtgctcaaaattctccaagccaggcttcaacagcatgtgaactgagaactttcagatgttcaagctgaatttagaaaaggcagaggaagcagagatcaacttgccaacatccactggatcacagaaaaagcaagagagttcccagaaaatcatctacttctgctttattgactacaccaaagcctttgtgtggatcgcaacaaactgtggacaattcttaaagagatgggaataccagaccacctgacctgcctcctgagaaatctgtatgcaggtcaagaagcaacagttagagtcagatatggaacaacagactggttccaaattgggaaaggagtacatcaaggctgtatattgtcaccctgcttatttaacttatatgcagagtacatcatgcaaaatgctgggctcaatgaagcacaagctggaatcaagattgccaagagaaatatcaataactgcagatatgcagatgacaccaccgttatggcagaaagcaaagaggaactaaacagcctcttgatcaaagtgaaagaggaaagtgaaaaagctggcttaaaactcaacactcaaaaaatgaagatcatggcatctggttccatcacttcatggcaaatagatgtggaaacaatggaaacagtgaaagactttattttgggggactcccaaatcactgcagatggtgactgcagccatgaaattaaaagatgcttgctccttggaagagaaactatgaccaacttagacagcatattaaaaagcagagacattgctttgccaataaaggtctgtctagtcaaagctatggtttttccagtagtcatgtatggatgtgagagttggaccataaagaaagctgagcactcaagaactgatgattttgaactgtgatgttggaaaagactcttgagagtcccttggacaacaaaccagtccatcctaaaggaaatcagtcctgaatattcattggaaggactgatgccaaagatgaagctcctatactttggccccctgatgtaaagaaccgactcactggaaaagactctgattctgggaaagattgaaagcaggaggggaAGGTGACGACATGGgctgagatggttgcatggcatcactgactcgatagacatgagcttgagcaagctctgggagttggtgatggacaaggaggcctggcatgctgcggtccatggggtcacaaagagtcagacaagactgagcaactgaactaactgaactgaactgaaagagtccTCTGCATATGGATGCATATGAATTAGGAATCTTGAAAGTCATCCAAACTGCCAATCCCGTTCAAGAGATGAATAGACTTAAGGAGTCTTCATACTTTGCTCTTAGAAGAAGAAatcaaggaaagaatgaaaacatttcTTCTAATGAAAATCCCACCATGGGGAGAGGAGCGTATGTGGAAAGCAATAACTATAACATGAAACTCCAAACTGAACTAAATATGCCAAAGCATTGAAAGACATTGGAAGAACatcttggaatatatttttttaattaactaagaGCAGAGATGaacaaaaacaggaaagaatTCAGTAAGAGCTAATTGTTCTCAGGAAAGAAATTGACTCTCAGACTTTACCAATGAAGGAAAATTCATCAGGGTCTCCAGGCAAATGATCAAATTACTTTCAAGGGTGAGAACAAGCTGGCATCAAACTTCCAAAGGCAAAATAGAAGTCAAGACAAACAGAAATACACTTGTAGCAGGAGTGATGCACACCCCCTCTCAGTAAAGGTCAGCCTGAGGACTCACTGTGGGTgaggataaagtgaaagtgtgaatcactcagtcgtgtctgacctgggtcaaaacaccacagttcaaaatcatcaatcatcagttgcaggcagattccttaccatctgagccaccagggaaacccccgtTTTTGTTAACTCCTTGTTTTAAACCGCAGACTGCGTTTTCCCCTTCCTCTGTCTGTGCAGTAACTTCTGTGCCCGCTCACCCGGAGGACATGTGGTGGGAGCCCTGGTCTCCGTCATCGCCCTCTGAATTGTCCCTGCCCCCCTTCCTGTGCTGAAGCCCTCGTACTGGACATGATGTATTTGGCCAACGCCTCTGGGGCCTTCCAGGGGGTGAAAGTGAAGTGGGGTAGGGCTGGGCCCCTTAGAAGAGGGCAGGACCCCAGAGACCTGTCCCCACGTGTGCAGAGAAGAGGGTGCGAGGAGGGAGAGGGAACGCTGCCATCCACAAGCCGTCACGGGGGCCCCGCCAGACACCAGCCTCTTAGCACCCTGACCCCAGACTTCCGGCCTGCAGAGAAGAAACCCCTGTTGCTTCTGTACCGCGTTCAGCGGGTTCTGTGTTACGGCAGCCCAAGCAGACATCCTAGAACCTTCTATCGGGAGGTCCAGCTGAGGCAGACGGCCCTGCTCTCCTGAGCTCTGGCCAGACAGGTCTGGGGGGAAGGCCAGGCGCTCCCCAGGCACCTTGCATGCGTTGGAGTGCAGCCTCCAAACGTCCCCCTATTCATCTTTCTGTACCCGTCTCAGACAGGCCCTCCCCTCAAGGGTGGTCCTTACTCCTGCGGGCTTTCTGGTGGCCCGCTGGGGTCAGCAGGGTCTCTCTTCTCTGGCCGGATGGGCCCCACCAGCCCCTCAGCTGTGCTCAGAAGCCCTGTGATCCTGCTCTGCACGTGGGCAGGGGGAGGACGCCCACCCACATTCTCTGCCCTGCCCCAGCCGATAGAAGGAGGGTGTGGTCACACATTGCAGCCATGGGGGGTGCCCCGAGGCACTGAGGAGGGCCAggctgaccagggatggagccagcAGGGGCCGGGCTAGGGCAGCTGTGGCCCGAGAGGGCCTTGGACCTAATGCCCATGGATTTGAGCTCAGGCCAGCAGGGAGCCAGGCGAAGATAGATAGGCGGCAGCCGTGGTCACCATCCACTTGGGAGGAGCTCGGCTCGGGGCCAGCCTGGGGCTGCTGCGGGCTCTCGGGGACCAGAGGAGAGACCAGGGGGCCCAGGGCAGCCCGGCCCGCAGGCGCTGAGCAGCCCGGGCTGGCGGAGGGATAGGGGGACAGCGGGGGCCGGCCTGCCCGCAGTTGTCTCAACCACAGCGTGAGGAGCCCACCCAGGGGCCGGTGTCCCCCCCGGTCTGGGTGAACCTAGACCTCCCTAGAGCCAGGTCTGCTGCGCTGTGGAGGGCAGGGACACACACCCCACCAGCCCGCCCGCCACCCCTCGCCCCCCAGGAAAGATGGGACCATGTGTTCGGCTGTAGAGTTTATTTGGGGGGAGCACGTGCCGGTGGCCCCCCAGAGCTGGAAGCACcccggtggggggcgggggcgcccCTAGGTCAGCTCCTGCGACATGGAAGGGCAGAGCCTCAGGGTGCCGCCCTCATCCGAGGGCCCCGGCCAGGAGTGTGCGTCCTAGCTGAGtggcctgggcctcagtttctctaccTGTAAAGTGGGGTCACAGTCCCGACTCTCGGGGCTGTTGAGACAGAGGGGGCTGTGCAGCTGAAGGGTTAGTACAGTGGGGGACCCGGGAGCCCGACACGGGGTCCACAAGGCCTGTGCCCCCcagcaggacactgctgggtggAAACCCAGAAGAGGCCAGCCTGCCCTGCCCCGCCCGCCCCAGCCTCCAGGGCCCCCTCCTGGCATCAATGCCCTGGAGGCCCCGGGAGCTAGAGTGAACACAGACTCCCGTCAGGCCGGGACTCAGCCTGGCGGGAGACTTGCCTCCTTCAGGAGCTTGGCGCACCTCCCGCAGGCTGGGACAGCGTGCGGGGCTGTGCGGGGGACGGGCGCCCGGGCCCCTCTCAGCCCAGGCTTTGCAGCCACAGGAGGGGCTGGCCCAGGACAGGAGATGCTCCCGGGGTCCACGCCCGGGTCGGCCCCGACCCTCGGGAAGCCCCGGCTCCGCCCGCCCCGGAGTCAGCCCCCGCCTCTTGGGACCCCAGCCTCCTCTTCCAGCTGTGACGGGGAGGCCTGGGGACCCAGCCCCAACCTCGGGGCGGGGAAGGGGACTCACCACCTAGGACAGCAGGTTCACACAGGTCACTATGGAGAAGAGGCGGTGGGGAAGTGGGGAGATGGTCCCTAGGAAGGGGGCCCCCCGGCCCCCCGGCCCAGCACTCACGGTCCTTGGTGAGCAGCTGCACATCTGAGACTGACAGGCCCTGCTCCACGGCCTTCTCCACGAGCTCTTCTGTGGCCTTCTCGTTGTGATCCAGGGTCCGGGCTGCGAGGAGGGGGGCGCGGCTGGCTggggcctccctgcccagccagtccccgctccccgcccccccccgccccgggcccccACCCGTCCACCCCCTAGGCCTCTCCTGCCCGCTCCCCGTGGGGCCTGGCCGGGGCGGGGCTGGAGCGGGAGGCCCGGGCTCACTGTAGAGCTTTAGCACGCTGCTGGGCTTCCCGCCTCTGTGCAGGACGATGTTCATGATCGCGTAGGTCTTGTAGTCCGTGGCCACCACGATGACCTCTTTGCCTCCTTGGGACAAACCAAACACAGGAGTCCCAGGCTGTGTGCTGGGGGGGCTTCCCATGGGCCATACCCGCACCCCGGAAAGGACACACGCAGGTAGGTGCTACACACACAGGGGGCCACAGAGGCCTTCTGGACTCCCCGGGGGAGCTTCCTGAGGAGGGTGGGCAGGGAGCCCCACTGGCCAGGACAGAGGACACCCGATCAGTCTCATCAGAGGTTGCAGTGAGGAGGTGCGGGCAGCCCAGGCCAGAGGCTGGGCGGCTTCCGTGCAGGCTGGGCAGTGAGCTCAGGCCGAGGGCTCTGGGTGACTACGTCCCCACGGGAAGACCCTCAGGGCCAGGGTGGCCGAGCAAGGGCCGCGTGCGGTGGGACGGAGCGTCCCCACCGGCTTCCAGCCGTGTGGAGGGCGGGGCTGAGGACTCTGGGCTGCTGGGCACCGCCCTGGCCTCTGGGCTGAGCAGGGCATGGGGCAGGGAGTGAGGAAGGGGCGATCGCAGGCCGCATTCCTCACCAGAGTCTAAAGGGAGCTTGAACTTCCCGGGGGCGTCCCCCTTCACGGCCTGGTTCTTCTCCTTCACGCACAGGTTCATGCTGAGAGGGCAGACGCTTTCAGCCCAGCCTCACCCACCCTCACCGCGCCTTGCTCTGGACGAGGGGCAGCTCTGAGATCACAGGGAGCCCCCCGACCAGCAGGCCCCTGCCCGGCGCCACGTCCAGGCACCGGCACCTCAGGAAGCCGCCTTAGAGAGCGGAAGTCCGTGCCTCCACTCTGCCCCGGGGCCCCAGCaccctcctccccccgccccatccTCGTCCCGCCAGGGGGCCCGCGGGACACCCGGAAGGCCCACGCCACTCACTGGTCAGACACGGAGGTCAGGCTGAGCTGGGCCCCATCCTGTTCCACTCTCACGGCCCCCACCTTCCGCCCTGGGGAGGGGCTCTGGTGCTCCAGGTTGGAGGCCAAGGCAATCTCGTACCACATGCCTGAAAACTGGGGGGGCAGCAAGCTGGAGGGGGGCTGCCTTGGGGGGCTCGCCGCTGGGATCAGGGCCTCCCCCAGCCAAGTAGGACAGTGGTCTGGGGAATTCCTGGGCCCTGCACGCCTGGAGCTGGCAGGGGCTCTAGAGGGAGCATGTCCCCAGGGCCCCCAGGCTCCCTCCGGCCGGCCTGGCCATCCACCATGGCAGGCGCCCTGATGCAGCCACCTGGGTCAAGTTGAAGTTCTGGAGGCCCAAGTCCTCCTTGCCAGCCGCCAGCACCACGAGCAGCCCCAACAGGGCCGTGAGCAAGTTGCCCCTCATGTCCGGCCGGCAGGGGCTGGGGCCAGCTCCCCAAAGCCACAGGACACGGTCCTCGGGCCCAGCCCAGGCTTATACCCTCCCCGTGGGTGTCGGCAAAGGCACAGGCTGGCTTCATTAAGCAGACCACCCGCCCGCCCATCGGCCAGGCCAGGCCTGAGGGGCCTCCGCCCCCGGACCGTGGTGTTGCCCGGCTCCCTCCTGTGCCTGACAGCCAGTCGGCTGCCCTGCAGGCTGGGCCCCAGGCCCCCGGGGGAATGGCGCCCAGGGCCCCCAGACCACCCGCGGGAGGCCAGAGGACAGTGTGGGGCTCCCTGGCATGGGGGCAGGACAGGAGGCGGCATGTCCTGCACTTCggggatgtgtgtgtggggggcggaTGGCAGTCGGGGCCCCTTGCGGCACCGGGACCCAACCACTGCCCACAAGGCTCCAGTAGGAGCCCTCAGCAGTACCTGGCACCCGGCCCGCGGCCCGGCTGGGAGCCCCAGGCGACCTCTGGATGTGGGTGCGTGCCCTCGAGGGCCCGCCAGCTGCGTAGGCAGGGGCCCGGGTCAATGGGGCGGGACCAAGGACACGGGTGCCCACGCGACGCTGACTCTGCAGCACGGCagacctccctgctgccccggGTTGTGGGCAGTGAGGCGTGAGCCAGGACGTCCCGACCCAGCCAGCCCTGCAAGCCGATCAGCAGCCCCCGAGGCAGATCCCCTGGCCCTTCACCCACGGATCTGTTCCCTGTGGCGGGGATAGCGTCTCTCCGTCCCGCGGGTGAACAGCTTCATGAGCAGGGGTGGAAGGCACGTGTCCAGGCCCACCTGGCAGGTGGGCAGCCGCCCCGACACCCCAGCTGCCCTCATGGTCCTTGACTGCACCCCACCTCCAAGTGTCAGCCATCTGCCCAGCAG includes the following:
- the LCN15 gene encoding lipocalin-15, whose translation is MRGNLLTALLGLLVVLAAGKEDLGLQNFNLTQFSGMWYEIALASNLEHQSPSPGRKVGAVRVEQDGAQLSLTSVSDHMNLCVKEKNQAVKGDAPGKFKLPLDSGGKEVIVVATDYKTYAIMNIVLHRGGKPSSVLKLYTRTLDHNEKATEELVEKAVEQGLSVSDVQLLTKDLTCVNLLS